The Natronosporangium hydrolyticum nucleotide sequence CGCGGTGGAGCCGGAGGTGGTGTTGATGGACGAGCCGTGTTCGGCGCTGGACCCGATCGCCACCGCCCGGATCGAGGATCTGATGCAGCAGATCAAAGACAAGTACACGATCGTGATCGTGACCCACAACATGCAGCAGGCGGCCCGGATCAGTGACCGGACGGCATTCTTCGTCACCGAGGTGAACCCGGAGTCGGACACCCGGACCGGGCTGCTGGTCGAGTACGACGAGACCTCGAAGATCTTCTCCAACCCGAGTGACGAGCGCACCGAGAACTACGTCACCGGCCGGTTCGGATAGGGCATGGCGCCGGTGGGGATCGCCAATCCGTCCCGGCACTTCCACGGCGAGCTGGAGCAGCTACGGCTGCAGGTGGAGCTGATGGGGCTGCGGGTGGACGAGAACCTGGCCCGGATGGGGCAGGTGCTGCGTACCGGGGATGTCTCGCTGATCGCGCCGGCGCTGGTGGCCGACGACGAGATCGACGCCATGAACGTGTCGCTCACCGAGCGCTGCTACCAGTTGTTGACGCTGGAGTCGCCGGTCGCCACCGATCTGCGATTCATCGTCTCGGTGCTGCGGATTACCGGGGAGCTGGAGCGGGTGGGGGACCTGAGCCTGCGGGTCACCAAGCTCGCCGAGGAGGTGCCGCTGCTGCGCTCGGCGGGCAGCATCTGGGAGTCACTGCTGAATCTGGTGGCCGGCGCGGTGGAGCAGTACCGTACCGCGCTGGCCGCCTGGTCGGCGCAGGATCTGGCGGGAGCGACTGCGCTCGCCACCCGGCAGCACACGCTGGAGCACCATTACGAGCAGCTGGTGCAT carries:
- the phoU gene encoding phosphate signaling complex protein PhoU, translated to MAPVGIANPSRHFHGELEQLRLQVELMGLRVDENLARMGQVLRTGDVSLIAPALVADDEIDAMNVSLTERCYQLLTLESPVATDLRFIVSVLRITGELERVGDLSLRVTKLAEEVPLLRSAGSIWESLLNLVAGAVEQYRTALAAWSAQDLAGATALATRQHTLEHHYEQLVHDLRQYDGPEAARLAMGIMAAGRAADRIADHAAIIGARLRYLITGEPRHLAAEVR